From a single Apium graveolens cultivar Ventura chromosome 2, ASM990537v1, whole genome shotgun sequence genomic region:
- the LOC141707856 gene encoding protein DETOXIFICATION 21-like, with product MEGSVNEELRRKVGTTTEGADEEVRLKHRIWIETKKMWIVAGPAIFTRFSTAGVPVITLAFIGHIGPTDLAAYALVSTVLLRFANGILLGMASALETLCGQSYGANKYDMLGVYLQRSWLILFLCSVALLPVFIFTTPILIALGQDESIAKVAGTISLWLIPVIFSYVVSYTCQMFLQAQSKNMIIAYLALISLTIHVFLSWLLTVKCEFGLGGGMISTILAFWIPNIGQLVYLFGGWCPDTWKGFSILAFKDLWPIIKLSLSSGVMRCLELWYNTILILLTGNMKNAKVAIDALSICLNINGWEMMIAIGFLAAASVRVSNELGRGSSKAAKFAIMQIVLTSFTIGFLLFLFFLFFRGRLAYIFTESIEVAAAVADLSPLLACSILLNGIQPVLSGVALGAGWQSSVAYVNIACYYLIGIPVGVVLGYILELQVKGVWIGMLFGTLIQTFVLMVITYKTDWEKPVSVAKQRVNKWSVDSSHRPNTDDQNARNSRI from the exons ATGGAGGGAAGTGTGAATGAGGAACTGCGGAGAAAAGTTGGAACAACAACAGAAGGTGCTGATGAGGAAGTGAGACTCAAACACAGAATATGGATAGAAACCAAGAAGATGTGGATAGTGGCTGGTCCTGCAATATTTACGAGATTTTCAACAGCTGGTGTTCCTGTTATTACCCTTGCTTTCATTGGCCACATCGGACCAACAGACCTTGCTGCCTATGCTCTGGTCTCCACTGTTTTGTTAAGATTTGCGAATGGGATACTG TTGGGCATGGCTAGCGCATTGGAAACCCTATGTGGCCAATCATATGGCGCCAACAAATATGACATGCTTGGTGTATATCTTCAGAGATCATGGCTTATCTTGTTCTTATGCTCAGTTGCTCTATTACCTGTATTTATCTTCACAACGCCAATTCTAATAGCTCTGGGACAAGATGAATCCATTGCTAAAGTGGCGGGAACCATTTCACTGTGGCTGATCCCGGTGATATTTTCCTATGTTGTATCTTATACCTGCCAAATGTTCCTTCAAGCACAGAGCAAGAATATGATAATCGCATACTTGGCTTTAATTTCACTGACGATCCATGTTTTTCTCTCGTGGCTGTTAACAGTGAAATGTGAATTTGGACTTGGCGGTGGCATGATTTCTACAATTTTGGCATTTTGGATTCCGAATATAGGTCAACTAGTTTATCTTTTTGGTGGATGGTGCCCAGATACATGGAAAGGATTTTCAATTCTGGCCTTCAAGGATCTCTGGCCTATTATCAAGCTTTCTTTGTCATCAGGTGTTATGCGCT GCCTCGAACTGTGGTACAACACGATACTAATTCTTTTGACAGGGAACATGAAGAATGCAAAGGTTGCCATTGATGCCCTTTCCATCTG CCTCAATATCAATGGTTGGGAAATGATGATAGCTATTGGTTTTTTGGCTGCAGCAAG TGTGCGAGTCTCAAATGAGCTAGGAAGAGGAAGCTCCAAAGCTGCAAAGTTTGCCATCATGCAGATAGTGCTAACATCGTTTACAATTGGATTTTTGCTATTTCTTTTTTTCTTATTCTTCCGGGGACGGTTAGCTTACATATTTACCGAAAGTATTGAGGTTGCTGCTGCCGTTGCTGATTTGTCACCTCTATTGGCTTGTTCCATACTGCTGAATGGCATACAGCCAGTTCTTTCCG GTGTTGCTCTTGGGGCTGGTTGGCAAAGCAGTGTAGCATATGTGAATATAGCATGCTATTACTTAATTGGAATTCCAGTTGGGGTTGTGCTTGGTTATATTCTTGAGTTGCAAGTTAAA GGTGTTTGGATAGGAATGCTGTTCGGTACACTCATTCAAACTTTTGTACTAATGGTAATCACTTACAAAACTGACTGGGAGAAACCG GTATCCGTTGCTAAACAACGCGTAAACAAGTGGTCTGTAGACTCTAGCCATAGACCTAACACAGATGATCAAAATGCAAGAAACTCGAGGATTTAG